In one Pseudomonas sp. R84 genomic region, the following are encoded:
- a CDS encoding OmpA family protein: protein MFTLSIRSFYAALLMAVLALTGCQTAPQKGLTPAQVAVLKQQGFELTDEGWEFGLSGKVLFGSDVESLNPQSTEIVERIGKALLAVGIERVRVDGHTDASGKETYNQQLSLRRAKSVANVLGTVGMKQENIQLQGLGSKEPVASNDTTAGRTENRRVAIVVSAD, encoded by the coding sequence GTGTTCACACTGTCCATTCGATCTTTTTACGCGGCGCTGTTGATGGCCGTACTGGCTCTGACCGGTTGCCAGACCGCACCGCAAAAAGGCCTGACCCCGGCGCAAGTCGCGGTACTCAAACAACAGGGTTTTGAACTGACCGACGAGGGTTGGGAGTTTGGCCTGTCTGGCAAAGTACTGTTCGGTAGCGACGTGGAAAGCCTGAACCCGCAAAGCACCGAGATCGTCGAACGCATCGGCAAGGCCCTGCTGGCTGTTGGCATCGAGCGCGTGCGGGTCGATGGTCATACCGACGCATCGGGCAAGGAAACCTACAATCAGCAACTATCGCTGCGTCGTGCGAAAAGTGTCGCCAACGTGCTGGGCACAGTCGGCATGAAGCAAGAGAACATCCAGCTGCAGGGCCTGGGCAGCAAAGAGCCGGTGGCGTCCAACGATACGACGGCCGGTCGCACGGAAAACCGCCGTGTCGCGATTGTGGTCAGCGCCGATTAG
- the recB gene encoding exodeoxyribonuclease V subunit beta, whose product MSTKTPLALAFPLQGSQLIEASAGTGKTFTISALYLRLILGHGDESSGFGRELLPPQILVVTFTDAATKELRERIRTRLAEAARFFRDETPAPDGLIAELRDQFDAQQWPGCANRLDVAAQWMDEAAVSTIHSWCQRMLREHAFDSGSLFTQSLETDHSDLLGEVLRDYWRLFCYPMQDDALNWVRSNWGGPAALLPRVRGLFASERDSDEGKAPAELIDECLQERRAALIELKMPWRQWADELLAICHQGVASKSVDGRKMQARYFEPWFEKLKAWAEDESLEQLDIGTGFTRLTPDGMAEAWKGQAPSHPGLDAMPKLKSSLDALPTPDAAVLQHAAKWVGARFEEEKRRRAEMGFDDMLLRLDAALQSDGGERLATLIREQFPVALIDEFQDTDPVQYRIFESIYRIEENSPDTGLFLIGDPKQAIYAFRGADIYTYLRARQATTGRLHTLGTNFRSSHGMVNAVNHVFARAESREQGRGAFLFREKNGENPVPFLPVESQGRNERLQVAGQEVAALNVWHLSSDQPLSGVVYRQQLAAACASEITALLNGGQSANAGFVQDGKDFRGLRPSDIAILVRDGKEAQAVRSELAARGVRSVYLSDKDSVFAAQEAHDLLSWLKACAEPDVERSLKAALACITLNLPLAELERLNQDELVWETRVMQFRGYRELWRKQGVLPMLRRLLHDFHLPQTLMTRTDGERVLTNLLHLSELMQQAAAELDGEQALIRHLAELLAVSGQAGEEQILRLESDEQLVKVVTIHKSKGLEYPLVFLPFICSAKPVDGSRLPLHYHDAEGKAQVSLKPTAELIAQADDERLAEDLRLLYVALTRAQHACWLGVTDLKRGNNNSSVLHLSALGYLLGGGTSLGESSELKRWLQDLQQDCPSIHIDEMPQPTDEHYQPPRNDAVLSATLLPKRKASENWWIASYSALRISDVLSVGSDEAPDSPQAQKLFDDERLDPDAPREIIAGGADIHRFPRGPNPGTFLHGLLEWAGDDGFAVTREALEDAIARRCNLRGWEGWITTLSDWLQHLLKSPLPVAGGQPPVVLEQLKQYRVEMEFWFASHKVDVLKLDELVRQHTHSGVARVAAEPVQLNGMFKGFIDLTFEHNGRYYVADYKSNWLGVDDLAYTEQAMELSILDNRYDLQYVLYLLALHRQLKARLPDYDYDRHVGGALYLFLRGTRADSRGVYFVRPPRELIERLDRMFQGKPEPKTEPAWEQGVLL is encoded by the coding sequence ATGAGTACCAAGACACCCCTTGCCCTGGCCTTTCCGTTACAGGGCAGCCAGTTGATCGAAGCCAGTGCCGGTACCGGTAAAACCTTCACGATTTCTGCGCTCTACCTGCGGCTTATTTTGGGGCATGGTGACGAGTCGAGCGGGTTCGGCCGCGAATTGTTGCCGCCGCAGATTCTCGTGGTGACCTTCACCGATGCCGCGACCAAGGAACTGCGTGAGCGCATACGCACGCGCCTGGCTGAAGCCGCTCGATTTTTTCGCGACGAAACGCCTGCACCCGATGGACTGATCGCCGAATTACGTGATCAGTTCGACGCCCAACAGTGGCCCGGTTGTGCCAACCGCCTCGATGTCGCTGCGCAATGGATGGATGAGGCCGCCGTTTCGACCATCCACAGTTGGTGTCAGCGCATGCTGCGTGAGCACGCGTTCGACAGCGGCAGCTTGTTCACTCAATCCCTGGAAACCGATCACAGCGACTTGCTCGGCGAAGTGTTGCGCGATTACTGGCGGCTGTTCTGTTACCCGATGCAGGACGATGCGTTGAATTGGGTTCGCAGCAACTGGGGCGGGCCGGCGGCCTTGTTGCCTCGCGTGCGCGGGCTGTTCGCCAGTGAGCGTGACAGCGACGAAGGAAAGGCTCCCGCAGAGCTGATCGATGAATGCCTGCAAGAACGCCGTGCAGCGCTGATCGAACTGAAAATGCCATGGCGTCAGTGGGCAGACGAATTGCTCGCCATCTGCCATCAAGGTGTTGCGAGCAAATCCGTCGACGGGCGCAAAATGCAGGCGCGGTACTTCGAACCCTGGTTTGAAAAGCTCAAGGCATGGGCCGAAGACGAGTCCCTGGAGCAACTGGATATCGGCACCGGTTTCACCCGACTGACCCCCGACGGCATGGCCGAAGCGTGGAAAGGTCAGGCCCCGAGCCACCCGGGCCTGGACGCCATGCCGAAACTCAAATCGAGCCTCGATGCATTGCCGACCCCCGATGCCGCTGTACTGCAACATGCCGCCAAATGGGTAGGCGCACGCTTTGAAGAAGAGAAGCGGCGTCGCGCCGAGATGGGCTTCGACGACATGTTGTTGCGCCTTGATGCAGCTTTGCAATCCGACGGGGGCGAGCGTCTTGCGACGTTGATTCGCGAACAGTTCCCGGTCGCGCTGATCGACGAGTTTCAGGACACTGACCCGGTGCAGTACCGAATCTTTGAAAGCATCTATCGCATTGAGGAAAACAGTCCTGACACCGGGCTGTTTCTGATCGGTGATCCGAAGCAGGCGATCTACGCTTTTCGCGGTGCAGACATCTACACCTACCTGCGCGCACGTCAGGCCACTACTGGTCGGCTGCATACGCTGGGCACCAACTTCCGTTCCAGCCACGGCATGGTCAACGCGGTCAATCATGTATTCGCACGTGCCGAGTCCCGAGAGCAGGGACGCGGCGCGTTTTTGTTCCGCGAGAAAAACGGCGAGAACCCGGTGCCGTTCCTGCCCGTGGAATCTCAGGGCCGCAACGAACGGCTGCAGGTTGCCGGTCAGGAAGTCGCGGCGCTGAATGTCTGGCACTTGTCCAGCGATCAGCCACTGTCCGGCGTTGTCTATCGCCAGCAATTGGCAGCCGCGTGCGCCAGCGAAATCACCGCGCTGCTCAATGGCGGGCAAAGCGCTAACGCGGGGTTCGTGCAGGATGGCAAAGACTTCAGAGGTCTGAGGCCGTCCGACATTGCGATTCTCGTGCGCGACGGCAAAGAAGCCCAGGCCGTCCGCAGTGAACTCGCCGCCCGCGGCGTGCGCAGTGTTTATCTGTCGGACAAGGATTCGGTGTTCGCGGCGCAAGAGGCTCACGACCTGTTGTCCTGGCTCAAGGCCTGTGCCGAACCGGATGTCGAACGTTCCCTGAAAGCCGCGCTGGCCTGTATCACCCTGAACCTGCCACTGGCAGAGCTGGAACGTCTGAACCAGGACGAACTGGTATGGGAAACCCGGGTCATGCAGTTCCGTGGCTATCGCGAGCTATGGCGCAAACAAGGTGTACTGCCGATGTTGCGCCGCCTGCTGCATGACTTCCATCTGCCGCAAACCTTGATGACACGCACGGATGGCGAGCGGGTACTGACCAACCTTTTGCACCTGTCGGAATTGATGCAGCAAGCGGCTGCGGAGCTGGACGGTGAACAAGCGCTGATTCGTCATCTGGCTGAACTGCTGGCTGTGTCCGGTCAGGCTGGCGAAGAGCAGATTCTGCGCCTGGAAAGTGACGAGCAACTGGTCAAAGTCGTGACCATCCACAAGTCCAAAGGCCTGGAATATCCCTTGGTGTTCCTGCCGTTCATTTGCTCGGCGAAACCGGTAGATGGCAGTCGCTTGCCACTGCATTACCACGATGCCGAGGGCAAGGCCCAGGTGAGTCTGAAACCAACCGCTGAGCTGATTGCGCAAGCGGACGACGAACGCCTGGCCGAAGACCTGCGCTTGCTCTACGTTGCCCTCACCCGCGCGCAGCACGCCTGCTGGTTGGGCGTGACGGACCTCAAGCGAGGCAATAACAACAGTTCGGTGCTGCACCTTTCGGCACTGGGTTATCTGCTCGGCGGTGGCACATCGCTGGGCGAGTCCAGCGAACTGAAACGCTGGCTGCAAGACCTGCAACAAGACTGCCCGTCCATCCACATCGATGAAATGCCACAACCCACCGACGAGCATTACCAGCCGCCACGCAATGACGCCGTGCTGAGTGCCACGCTGTTGCCCAAGCGCAAGGCCAGTGAAAACTGGTGGATCGCTTCCTACAGCGCATTGCGCATCAGCGACGTATTGAGTGTCGGCAGCGATGAAGCGCCGGACAGCCCGCAAGCGCAAAAGCTGTTTGATGACGAACGCCTGGACCCCGACGCCCCGCGAGAAATCATTGCCGGCGGCGCCGATATCCACCGCTTTCCTCGTGGCCCAAATCCAGGAACGTTTCTTCACGGTTTGCTGGAGTGGGCCGGTGATGACGGCTTTGCGGTTACCCGCGAGGCGCTGGAAGATGCGATTGCCCGTCGCTGTAACTTGCGTGGCTGGGAAGGCTGGATCACCACCCTGAGTGACTGGCTGCAGCATCTGCTCAAGTCGCCACTGCCAGTTGCAGGTGGTCAGCCGCCTGTTGTTCTAGAACAACTGAAGCAATATCGGGTCGAGATGGAGTTCTGGTTCGCCAGCCATAAAGTCGATGTCCTCAAACTCGACGAACTGGTGCGTCAGCACACTCACAGCGGCGTGGCCCGCGTGGCGGCAGAACCGGTGCAACTCAACGGCATGTTCAAAGGCTTTATCGACCTGACCTTTGAACACAATGGCCGTTACTACGTGGCCGACTACAAATCCAACTGGCTCGGCGTGGATGATCTGGCCTACACCGAGCAGGCCATGGAACTGTCGATCCTCGACAACCGTTATGACCTGCAATACGTGTTGTACCTGCTGGCGTTGCACCGCCAACTCAAGGCCCGGCTGCCTGATTACGATTACGACCGGCATGTCGGCGGGGCGTTGTATCTGTTTCTGCGCGGTACTCGCGCCGACAGTCGCGGTGTCTATTTTGTACGTCCGCCCCGTGAGCTTATCGAGCGCCTCGACCGGATGTTCCAAGGCAAACCCGAACCCAAGACCGAACCCGCCTGGGAACAGGGAGTCCTGCTATGA
- the recD gene encoding exodeoxyribonuclease V subunit alpha, producing MSRTFADLLPTPLAADSLSKLSPLTSADDLLILLTRWVERGWLRALDKAFVAFLHELDRDTDPLVLLAAALTSHQLGHGHVCLDLYETLKAPDFALSLPPEGDVQGGVLLLPSQLLEALDGAHWCKVLAGSSLVALAADSSDSAQQRPLVISGKRLYLRRYWAYERRIDTALRQRLQQVEPTPDDLPQRLNELFGSAKTGEVIDWQKLACALATRGAFSIVTGGPGTGKTTTVVRLLALLQAPAVAADQPLRIRLAAPTGKAAARLTESISQQVQSLEVSEEVRAKIPCDVTTVHRLLGSRPGTRHFRHHAGNRLPLDVLVVDEASMIDLEMMANLLDALPPHARLVLLGDKDQLASVEAGAVLGDLCRDAESGWYNPQTRQWLESVSGESLQDSGLHEDVDGTHPLAQQVVMLRHSRRFGEGSGIGQLARRVNQQLPDEARQLLTAGHYDDVYSLPLKGEHDHKLERLLLEGHGDGPQGYRHYLSVLRDQRPPLGRPLEHPDWVIWAREVLQAFDTFQLLCAVRKGPWGVEGLNQRITAALLKARLIENDQQWYEGRPVLMTRNDYGLGLMNGDIGIALKLPEREGPDAGKPVLRVAFPRNDGQGGVRFVLPSRLNDVETVYAMTVHKSQGSEFAHTALILPDALNPVLTKELIYTGITRAKHWFTLIESRAGVFEEAVQRKVKRLSGLMLELEEGTVPVR from the coding sequence ATGAGCCGCACCTTTGCCGATCTGCTCCCTACACCGCTGGCTGCTGACAGTCTGTCGAAGTTATCGCCCCTTACCAGTGCCGATGACCTGTTGATCTTGTTGACCCGGTGGGTCGAGCGCGGCTGGCTGCGTGCGCTGGACAAAGCATTCGTCGCGTTCCTTCACGAACTTGATCGCGATACGGATCCGCTGGTGCTGCTCGCTGCTGCTCTGACCAGTCATCAACTTGGCCACGGTCATGTCTGTCTTGATCTTTATGAAACCCTGAAAGCGCCCGACTTCGCGCTGTCGCTACCCCCCGAAGGAGACGTGCAAGGTGGTGTCTTGTTGCTGCCTTCGCAATTGCTCGAGGCGCTCGATGGTGCTCACTGGTGCAAGGTTCTAGCGGGCAGCTCTCTGGTCGCACTGGCCGCGGATAGCAGCGATTCAGCACAACAACGTCCGTTGGTAATCTCGGGAAAACGCCTGTATCTGCGACGCTACTGGGCTTACGAACGGCGCATCGATACCGCGTTGCGTCAGCGTCTGCAGCAAGTGGAGCCGACGCCGGACGATCTGCCGCAGCGCTTGAACGAGCTGTTCGGATCAGCGAAAACGGGTGAAGTGATCGACTGGCAGAAACTCGCCTGCGCCCTTGCTACTCGTGGTGCCTTCAGCATCGTCACCGGCGGTCCGGGCACCGGCAAAACCACCACCGTGGTGCGTTTGCTGGCCTTGCTTCAAGCGCCCGCAGTCGCCGCAGACCAACCGCTGCGGATTCGCCTGGCGGCACCGACGGGCAAGGCTGCGGCGCGGTTGACCGAGTCCATCAGTCAGCAAGTGCAGTCGCTCGAAGTCAGCGAAGAGGTGCGGGCGAAGATTCCTTGCGACGTCACCACCGTGCACCGTCTGCTGGGCAGTCGTCCTGGCACCCGGCACTTCCGTCACCATGCCGGCAACCGCCTGCCCCTGGATGTGCTGGTGGTCGACGAAGCCTCGATGATCGACCTGGAAATGATGGCCAATCTGCTCGATGCCTTGCCTCCCCATGCACGGCTGGTCTTGCTGGGCGACAAGGATCAATTGGCCTCTGTGGAGGCCGGCGCGGTGCTGGGGGATTTGTGCCGAGACGCCGAGAGTGGCTGGTACAACCCGCAGACCCGACAGTGGCTGGAGTCGGTCAGCGGTGAGTCGCTGCAGGACAGTGGCTTGCATGAAGATGTCGATGGCACCCACCCGCTGGCCCAGCAAGTGGTGATGCTGCGCCACTCCCGGCGCTTCGGTGAGGGCAGTGGGATTGGTCAGCTCGCGCGTCGGGTCAACCAACAGTTGCCGGATGAAGCGCGCCAGTTGCTCACGGCTGGGCACTATGACGATGTGTATTCGCTGCCGCTCAAGGGCGAACACGATCACAAGCTCGAGCGCCTGTTGCTTGAGGGACATGGCGACGGCCCACAAGGCTATCGCCATTATCTGAGCGTGCTGCGTGATCAGCGTCCACCCTTGGGTCGGCCACTCGAACATCCGGACTGGGTCATTTGGGCCCGCGAAGTCTTGCAGGCGTTCGACACCTTCCAGTTGCTGTGTGCCGTGCGCAAAGGGCCGTGGGGCGTCGAAGGTCTGAATCAACGGATCACCGCCGCGCTGCTCAAAGCACGTCTGATCGAAAACGATCAGCAATGGTACGAAGGACGGCCAGTGCTGATGACTCGCAATGATTATGGTCTGGGCTTGATGAACGGCGACATCGGCATCGCCCTCAAACTGCCCGAGCGCGAAGGACCCGACGCCGGCAAACCGGTGTTGCGCGTGGCGTTCCCGCGTAACGATGGTCAGGGCGGCGTGCGCTTCGTATTGCCGAGCCGGCTCAATGACGTCGAAACCGTCTACGCGATGACGGTGCACAAATCCCAAGGCTCGGAGTTTGCCCATACGGCGCTGATTCTGCCCGATGCCTTGAATCCGGTGCTGACCAAAGAATTGATCTACACCGGTATCACCCGGGCCAAGCATTGGTTCACCTTGATCGAATCCCGAGCGGGCGTGTTTGAAGAAGCGGTGCAGCGCAAGGTCAAGCGCCTGAGCGGGTTGATGCTGGAACTGGAAGAGGGGACCGTGCCTGTGAGGTGA
- a CDS encoding YfiR family protein produces MKVSVWATGRVVVCKHALLVALLWMLTGAAVAQPQAPTGMAEQRAKSVTQVVLGILSYARWPVEPAQLRLCIVGPTEYTDDLVKGTTQATGRPVTVRRLLADNPAIVSECDAVYIGKLTADERTRLFASLIGHPVLSISEGGDQCTVGSLFCLRVGDDQVSFEVNLDSVARSGVRIHPSVLQLSRRKPAAP; encoded by the coding sequence ATGAAGGTGTCTGTCTGGGCGACAGGGCGCGTAGTTGTCTGCAAGCACGCGTTGCTTGTTGCTCTGCTCTGGATGTTGACGGGCGCGGCTGTCGCGCAGCCGCAGGCGCCGACGGGCATGGCCGAGCAACGGGCCAAATCTGTCACGCAGGTTGTTCTTGGCATTCTCAGTTACGCGCGCTGGCCGGTGGAACCGGCGCAATTGCGCCTGTGCATCGTTGGTCCGACCGAATACACCGACGATCTGGTCAAAGGCACCACGCAAGCCACCGGCCGGCCTGTCACCGTACGTCGCCTGCTGGCCGACAACCCGGCGATCGTCAGCGAATGCGATGCGGTGTACATCGGCAAACTCACCGCGGATGAACGCACTCGCTTGTTCGCTTCGCTGATCGGTCACCCGGTGCTGAGCATCAGCGAAGGTGGCGATCAATGCACCGTCGGCAGCCTGTTCTGTCTGCGCGTTGGCGATGATCAGGTGTCCTTCGAGGTCAATCTCGACTCCGTTGCCCGCAGTGGCGTGCGCATTCACCCCAGCGTGCTGCAATTGTCGCGTCGTAAACCGGCGGCGCCATGA
- a CDS encoding diguanylate cyclase produces the protein MNLFRSNSRPTLGSVIGRGHLTVALVGVAMASVSLTLLGVLALRVYADHNLHLIARSISYTVEAAVVFNDKTAANESLALIASTEEVAEAQVLDSQGQLLAHWQRPENGLFSELEMQITRAILEKPISLPIEHQDREIGRVLLTGHGGSLMRFLLSGLAGIILCTAISAWVALHLARRQLRAITGPLRSLANVAHAARSERALDRRVPPAQIAELDNLGNDFNALLDELESWQTHLQNENETLAHQASHDSLTGLPNRAFFEGRLIRALRNAGKHDERVAVLFLDSDRFKGINDNFGHAAGDAVLVAVANRVRAQLREEDLVARLGGDEFAVLLTPLHKVEDAETIADKILASMDMPIALPGDTSVVTSLSIGIAVFPDHGAAPGALLDAADAAMYQAKRLSRGAQFTAGAEHPVDSVQTRS, from the coding sequence ATGAACCTGTTCAGATCGAATAGCCGCCCAACGCTGGGCTCGGTCATTGGCCGAGGGCATTTGACGGTCGCGCTGGTGGGCGTGGCGATGGCCAGCGTTTCGCTGACGTTGCTCGGCGTACTGGCTTTACGGGTGTACGCCGATCACAACCTGCACTTGATCGCCCGTTCGATCAGCTACACCGTGGAAGCCGCGGTGGTGTTCAACGACAAGACCGCCGCCAACGAATCGCTGGCGCTGATTGCTTCCACCGAAGAGGTCGCTGAAGCCCAGGTGCTGGACAGTCAGGGACAACTGCTCGCGCATTGGCAACGTCCGGAAAACGGTTTGTTCTCTGAGCTGGAAATGCAGATCACCCGCGCCATCCTGGAAAAACCCATCAGCCTGCCGATTGAGCATCAGGACCGTGAAATCGGTCGTGTACTGCTCACCGGACATGGTGGCAGCCTGATGCGCTTTCTGCTCAGCGGTCTGGCGGGGATCATCCTCTGTACCGCGATCAGCGCCTGGGTTGCGCTTCATCTGGCGCGCCGCCAGTTACGCGCGATCACCGGTCCTCTGCGCAGTCTGGCCAATGTGGCTCACGCCGCACGCAGCGAACGAGCGCTGGACCGCCGCGTGCCGCCGGCACAGATCGCCGAACTCGACAATCTCGGCAATGACTTCAACGCCTTGCTCGATGAGCTGGAGTCCTGGCAAACCCATCTACAGAACGAAAACGAAACCCTCGCTCACCAGGCCAGCCACGACAGCCTTACCGGTCTGCCGAATCGTGCTTTTTTCGAAGGACGCTTGATCCGCGCGTTGCGTAATGCCGGCAAACACGATGAGCGCGTTGCCGTGTTGTTTCTCGACAGCGACCGCTTCAAAGGCATCAACGACAACTTCGGCCACGCTGCGGGTGATGCGGTGCTGGTGGCGGTGGCCAATCGCGTTCGTGCGCAGTTGCGTGAAGAGGATCTGGTGGCGCGGCTGGGCGGTGACGAGTTCGCCGTTCTGCTCACGCCGCTGCACAAGGTCGAAGATGCCGAGACCATTGCCGACAAGATCCTCGCCAGCATGGACATGCCCATCGCGCTGCCGGGCGACACCAGTGTGGTGACCTCGCTCAGTATTGGCATTGCGGTTTTCCCTGATCATGGTGCCGCGCCCGGGGCCTTGCTCGACGCCGCCGATGCGGCGATGTATCAAGCCAAGCGTCTGTCGCGCGGCGCCCAATTCACGGCCGGGGCGGAACACCCGGTCGATTCCGTTCAAACCAGGAGCTGA
- a CDS encoding CoA-acylating methylmalonate-semialdehyde dehydrogenase gives MNASLTPNETTVQKVKLLINGEWVESQTTEWHDIVNPATQQVLAKVPFATAAEVDAAVSAAQRAFQTWKLTPIGARMRIMLKLQALIREHSKRIAVVLSAEQGKTIADAEGDIFRGLEVVEHACSIGSLQMGEFAENVAGGVDTYTLRQPIGVCAGITPFNFPAMIPLWMFPMAIACGNTFVLKPSEQDPLSTMLLVELAIEAGVPSGVLNVVHGGKDVVDGLCTHKDIKAVSFVGSTAVGTHVYDLAGKHGKRVQSMMGAKNHAVVLADANREQALNALVGAGFGAAGQRCMATSVVVLVGAAKQWLPDLKALAQKLTVNAGNEPGTDVGPVISKKAKARILDLIESGIKEGAKLELDGRDIKVPGYEQGNFVGPTLFSGVTTDMQIYTQEIFGPVLVVLEVDTLDQAIALVNANPFGNGTGLFTQSGAAARKFQTEIDVGQVGINIPIPVPVPFFSFTGSRGSKLGDLGPYGKQVVQFYTQTKTVTARWFDDDSVNDGVNTTINLR, from the coding sequence ATGAACGCATCGCTTACGCCCAACGAAACCACCGTCCAGAAGGTCAAACTGCTGATCAATGGCGAATGGGTCGAGTCGCAGACCACCGAATGGCACGACATCGTCAACCCGGCGACCCAGCAAGTGCTGGCCAAAGTGCCGTTTGCCACCGCAGCTGAAGTCGATGCCGCCGTAAGCGCCGCTCAGCGCGCCTTCCAGACCTGGAAACTGACCCCGATCGGCGCGCGCATGCGCATCATGCTCAAGCTGCAAGCGCTGATTCGCGAACACTCCAAACGCATCGCTGTCGTCCTGAGCGCCGAGCAAGGCAAAACCATTGCCGACGCCGAGGGCGATATTTTCCGTGGCCTGGAAGTGGTCGAGCACGCCTGCTCCATCGGCAGCCTGCAAATGGGCGAGTTCGCCGAGAACGTCGCCGGCGGTGTTGATACTTACACGCTGCGTCAGCCGATCGGCGTGTGCGCTGGCATCACGCCGTTCAACTTCCCGGCGATGATTCCGCTGTGGATGTTCCCGATGGCCATCGCCTGCGGCAACACCTTCGTCTTGAAGCCTTCGGAACAGGATCCGCTGTCGACCATGTTGCTGGTCGAGTTGGCAATCGAGGCCGGCGTTCCGTCCGGTGTGTTGAACGTGGTCCACGGCGGTAAAGACGTGGTCGATGGCCTGTGCACGCACAAAGACATCAAAGCCGTGTCCTTCGTCGGTTCGACCGCTGTCGGCACTCACGTTTACGACCTGGCGGGCAAGCACGGCAAGCGCGTGCAATCGATGATGGGCGCGAAGAACCACGCCGTGGTGCTGGCCGATGCCAACCGCGAGCAAGCGCTGAATGCCTTGGTCGGCGCCGGTTTCGGTGCGGCCGGGCAACGTTGCATGGCCACCTCCGTGGTAGTGCTGGTCGGCGCGGCGAAGCAATGGCTGCCGGATCTGAAAGCGCTGGCGCAGAAACTCACCGTCAACGCCGGCAATGAGCCGGGCACCGATGTCGGCCCGGTGATCTCGAAGAAAGCCAAAGCACGAATTCTCGATCTGATCGAAAGCGGTATCAAGGAAGGCGCCAAGCTGGAACTGGACGGTCGCGACATCAAGGTGCCGGGTTACGAGCAAGGCAACTTTGTCGGCCCGACCCTGTTCTCGGGCGTGACCACCGACATGCAGATCTACACCCAGGAAATCTTCGGCCCGGTGCTGGTGGTGCTGGAAGTCGACACCCTTGATCAGGCGATTGCGCTGGTCAACGCCAACCCGTTCGGCAACGGCACGGGCCTGTTCACCCAGAGCGGTGCGGCGGCGCGTAAATTCCAGACTGAAATCGACGTCGGCCAGGTCGGCATCAACATCCCGATTCCAGTGCCGGTACCGTTCTTCAGTTTCACCGGTTCGCGCGGTTCGAAACTCGGCGACCTCGGCCCGTACGGCAAGCAAGTGGTGCAGTTCTACACGCAGACCAAAACGGTCACCGCGCGCTGGTTCGATGACGACAGCGTCAACGACGGCGTGAACACCACCATCAACCTGCGCTGA
- a CDS encoding LysR family transcriptional regulator: MQKNITSLGSLNWDDLKFFLEVARTRKASTAAKRLAVDYTTVSRRISSLEAALGTLLFEKSRTSGFVLTTEGQRLLGYAESIESTLHMACEQVSGSGVALSGHVRMGCTEGFGSFFITPQLSHFVDAYPAISVDILPLPHFISLSKREADIVIALERPEHGPYVCCKLCDYRLQLYATQDYLDQHPPIRRPADLSKHQFISYVDDLAFSSELLYLANVLPGASANLRSTSVIAQFVAAQQGRSLAILPCFLAAQDPRLLPVLPEEIDITRQFWMYCREDLRKLKRITLLWDYIREVTERNQDLLMGKTRDMQFAD; this comes from the coding sequence ATGCAAAAAAACATCACCTCTCTAGGCTCGCTGAACTGGGACGACCTCAAGTTTTTCCTCGAAGTCGCCCGCACCCGCAAGGCCAGCACTGCTGCCAAACGGCTGGCTGTCGACTACACCACGGTGTCGCGGCGGATCAGTTCGTTGGAGGCGGCATTGGGGACTTTGCTGTTCGAGAAGTCGCGGACCAGCGGCTTCGTCCTGACCACCGAAGGTCAGCGTTTGCTCGGTTATGCCGAGTCGATTGAGAGCACATTGCACATGGCTTGCGAGCAGGTGTCAGGCTCCGGCGTGGCGTTGTCCGGGCATGTGCGCATGGGTTGCACGGAAGGCTTCGGCAGTTTTTTCATCACGCCGCAGCTGAGCCATTTCGTCGACGCCTACCCGGCCATCTCGGTGGACATCCTGCCGCTGCCACACTTCATCAGCCTGTCCAAGCGCGAGGCCGACATCGTCATTGCGCTGGAACGCCCGGAGCATGGGCCGTACGTGTGCTGCAAACTCTGCGACTACCGCTTGCAGCTCTACGCGACCCAGGACTATCTGGACCAACACCCACCGATCCGCCGCCCGGCAGACTTGAGCAAGCATCAATTCATCAGTTATGTGGATGATCTGGCGTTCAGCTCGGAGCTGCTGTACCTGGCGAACGTGTTGCCCGGCGCCAGCGCCAACTTGCGCAGCACCAGCGTGATCGCGCAGTTCGTTGCAGCGCAGCAAGGGCGCTCGCTGGCGATTCTGCCGTGCTTCCTCGCCGCACAGGACCCGCGCCTGCTGCCGGTGTTACCGGAGGAAATCGATATTACCCGGCAGTTCTGGATGTACTGCCGGGAGGATCTGCGCAAATTGAAGCGGATCACCTTGTTGTGGGATTACATCCGTGAGGTGACTGAGCGTAATCAGGATCTGTTGATGGGCAAGACCCGCGACATGCAATTCGCCGACTAA